One Kwoniella dejecticola CBS 10117 chromosome 10, complete sequence DNA window includes the following coding sequences:
- a CDS encoding ATP-dependent RNA helicase SUB2 — protein sequence MSRPDEEELVDYDEAAEETFAPAATATNGDKADGDKKGSYVGIHSTGFRDFLLKPELLRAISDLGFEHPSEVQQECIPQAILGTDVLCQAKSGMGKTAVFVLACLQQIEPVDGEVGIVILCHTRELAYQIRNEFARFSKFMTNVRTGVFYGGTPISADQEILASKEKCPHIVVGTPGRTMALVRDKKLNASKVKHFVLDECDKMLETLDMRRDVQEIFRATPHHKQVMMFSATLSKDIRTTCKKFMQSPLEIYVDDETKLTLHGLQQYFLKLEEKEKNRKLNDLLDNLEFNQVCIFVKSVARATQLDALLQECNFPSICIHSALPQQERISRFQQFKAFEKRILVATDIFGRGIDVERVNVVINYDAPTDADSYLHRVGRAGRFGTKGLAISFVSSDGDSEVLQKIQERFTVAIPTLPETIDPATYMTS from the exons ATGTCTAGacctgacgaagaagaactcGTTGATTACGATGAGGCCGCCGAGGAGACCTTCGCCCCAGCTGCTACGGCCACAAACGGTGATAAAGCAGACGGTGACAAGAAAGGTTCATACGTTGGTATTCACTCTACCGGTTTCCG AGATTTCTTGTTGAAACCTGAATTACTCCGAGCCATCTCTGATCTCGGTTTCGAGCACCCTTCTGAAG TGCAACAAGAATGTATTCCCCAAGCCATCCTCGGTACTGATGTTTTATGTCAAGCTAAATCCGGTATGGGTAAGACCGCCGTATTCGTCTTAGCATGTTTACAACAGAT CGAACCAGTAGATGGAGAAGTAGGAATTGTTATTCTTTGTCACACCCGAGAATTGGCTTATCAAATCCGAAATGAGTTTGCTCGATTCTCCAAGTTCATGACCAACGTCAGGACCGGTGTCTTCTACGGTGGAACACCCATCTCggctgatcaagagataCTCGCCTCCAAGGAGAAATGCCCTCACATCGTTGTCGGTACACCAGGTAGAACCATGGCCTTAGTGAGAGACAAAAAGCTTAACGCAAGCAAGGTCAAACATTTCGTCCTGGATGAATGTGATAAGATGTTAGAAACTCTTG ACATGCGAAGAGATGTTCAGGAAATCTTCAGAGCCACTCCTCACCACAAGCAAGTAATGATGTTCTCCGCCACCCTCTCCAAGGATATCCGAACCACCTGCAAGAAGTTCATGCAAAGT CCTCTCGAGATCTACGTCGACGACGAGACCAAGTTAACTTTGCACGGTTTGCAACAATACTTCCTGAAActcgaggagaaggagaagaacaggaagtTGAACGATTTGCTCGATAACCTCGAATTCAACCAG GTTTGTATCTTTGTCAAATCAGTCGCTAGAGCCACTCAACTCGATGCTTTGCTACAAGAATGTAACTTCCCTTCGATCTGCATTCACTCTGCTTTACCCCAACAAGAGCG TATCTCTCGATTCCAGCAATTCAAGGCATTCGAAAAGCGTATTCTCGTAGCTACCGATATCTTCGGACGAGGTATTGACGTAGAACGAGTCAACGTAGTTATCAACTACGACGCCCCGACAGACGCCGACTCGTACCTTCACAGAGTCGGTCGAGCTGGTCGATTCGGTACCAAGGgtttgg CCATCTCATTCGTCTCGAGCGATGGCGATTCCGAAGTCCTCCAAAAGATCCAAGAACGATTCACGGTGGCCATCCCGACTCTGCCCGAGACTATCGACCCTGCTACGTACATGACCTCTTAG